The Paenibacillus sp. RC334 nucleotide sequence TGGTTATGAACACATATAGAAAATAGGTGAGTTTCAGCGTGAGAGTGGTATCGGGTAGTGCCAAAGGAAGGCCGTTAAAGGCAGTTCCCGGCACAGGGACGCGGCCGACCACGGATAAGGTCAAGGAAGCGCTATTTAGCATGATAGGTCCTTATTTTGAGGGGGGGAGTCGCGCTTGATCTGTTTGCAGGCAGCGGCGGCCTGGGTATAGAGGCGCTTAGCCGAGGAATGGACAAGGCAGTCTTTATTGATATGGAATCGAAAAGTATTGATGTCATTAAAGAAAATTTGCGAAAAACCGGATTGGAAGGACAGGCTGAAGTGTTCCGCAATGATGCCGGACGAGCGCTCAAAGCGCTGGCAAAACGTGGAGCTCTTTTTGATGCTGTTTTTTCTGGACCCGCCCTATCGTCTCAAGCATGGTGATGAATTGATGAGCCGTATGGCTGAACTGGACTTGCTTTGTTCTGAGGCAGTCATTGTGCTGGAGTATGAATCGGGACATGAGTACCCGGAAAGCTTTGGGCCGTTCGAACAGGTCAGAAAAGCGGTCTATGGCGAAACAACGTTATCTATCTACCGCTTTGCAGCAAAGCAACAGGACGATACAGAACATACTGAGGCTGGAATGGAAAAATATGGTATAGCCGAATCAGGCGGGGAGGACCATCATGACTGAGCACAAACCACGTATTGCCGTATATCCGGGGACCTTTGATCCCGTGACGATGGGGCATCAGGATATTATTCAAAGAGCGGCGAGGCAGTTTGATCTGCTGATTGTCGCGGTACTTAACAATATTAGTAAAAATCCACTGTTTTCTCTGGAGGAGCGAATGGAGCTGCTGCGGACGGTAACCCGCGATATTCCGAACATTGAGGTGGACAGCTTCCGTGACCTGACAGCCAATTATGTACGTGAAAAAGGGGCTCAGGTTATCGTCAGAGGAATCCGGTCAGTGACAGATTTTGAATACGAGCTTCAATTGGCTTCCACAAACCATAAGCTGAACCCGGATGCCGAAACGATCTTTATGATGACGAACCCGACTTATTCATATCTGAGTTCCAGTATGGTGAAGGAAATCGCCCATTTTGACGGCAAGGTCGTAGATCTGGTGGCTCCTGAGGTCGAGGATGCGCTGCGTGCCAAGGTCAACGCCAAGCGCGGCGGCTCCACCATGAAGCAATAAAGGAAATGACAAGCAGTGTAAGTATAATCGCGCCCAGAAGCGCAATAGACAACACGGTTAGTTGCCAGGGATACAGCGACGGACTTTCCAACTGTGTCCACAGGTTGCTGCTCTCCGCCATGATGGAATGCGCGGCGGGATCATAACCGCCTTCCGCGAAGGAAGAAACAGAGCTACGGCTAACATAAGCGGGAAGTGTATTGCTTGTCATACGGCTAAGAGGCGTCCATGCGACGAGTGTAAGCACAAAGGCGATGATGCTATGAAGCACCCTGGATATGGTGAACGTGATGCCTTTGTCCGATGGTTTGGTGACAGCTGTGATTTGGAGCCAGCCGCATAGCCCTCCCCAACCTAGTACGGCGCTGATCAGAGCCGCTTGTGTGCGGAGATCATACGGCAGGCGGCTGATTTCATAGGAACCGAGATGAAGTTCCATCCAGGCGGGCCATATGAAAGAAAATATTCCTTGGCCTGAGTACATGGATAGCAACCGAATCAGCACGGAAAAGAAAATAATGAATCCACCTGTCACCATAAGCGTCTGTACAGCATGGGATACGGTTTCGCCCAGCAGCTTTCCGAAGCTGCGGCCGTCCCGTTC carries:
- the coaD gene encoding pantetheine-phosphate adenylyltransferase, whose product is MTEHKPRIAVYPGTFDPVTMGHQDIIQRAARQFDLLIVAVLNNISKNPLFSLEERMELLRTVTRDIPNIEVDSFRDLTANYVREKGAQVIVRGIRSVTDFEYELQLASTNHKLNPDAETIFMMTNPTYSYLSSSMVKEIAHFDGKVVDLVAPEVEDALRAKVNAKRGGSTMKQ